A genomic region of Phragmites australis chromosome 2, lpPhrAust1.1, whole genome shotgun sequence contains the following coding sequences:
- the LOC133910197 gene encoding cytochrome b561 and DOMON domain-containing protein At3g07570-like has product MARIARAGKRSTQQCTLRSLPFLLMALSFAGSNLPLASSQSGADSCGNALSLGSLVPFNTTGLACFQAWTSQDFILRFSKAASGSNVWSFVLSAPDNGGYISIGFSPTGRMVGSSAVVGWVTAAGAGSAKQYYLGGTSSRACPPDQGKLALASAAAPTIVSKGSRLYLAFQITGQPLTNVVYAVGPSGSLPGSNGLLPEHQGMSAGTISLSGGTSGGGSPATGGGDDDDDGDEDGEGQDKRNGSEEGSGDGGEGKGESRTSPTSASSSGASGGSAVLSAKRRHGVLAVISWGVMIPVGVALARFFKRFDRFWFYAHIVAQGLGFVLGVVAVVAGFKLDDDDGPVAIHKAIGIVILVCACLQVMALLARPAKETKARRYWNWYHHNVGRVAIALGVANIFYGLSLAKEGQEWSYGYGILVGIFAVVYLVLEEWRRRH; this is encoded by the exons ATGGCTAGAATCGCGAGAGCAGGTAAACGCTCGACCCAGCAATGCACGCTGCGCTCTCTCCCGTTCCTCCTCATGGCGCTCTCCTTTGCCGGTTCGAACTTGCCCTTGGCGAGCTCGCAGAGCGGGGCGGACTCGTGCGGCAACGCCCTCAGCCTCGGCAGCCTCGTCCCCTTCAACACCACCGGCCTCGCCTGCTTCCAAGCATGGACCTCGCAAGACTTCATCCTCAGA TTCAGCAAGGCGGCGTCGGGGAGCAACGTGTGGAGCTTCGTGCTGTCGGCGCCGGACAACGGTGGGTACATCTCCATCGGGTTCTCGCCTACGGGGCGGATGGTGGGGAGCAGCGCCGTGGTCGGGTGGGTGACGGCAGCCGGCGCGGGCTCCGCGAAACAGTACTACCTCGGCGGGACAAGCTCCAGGGCGTGCCCGCCGGACCAGGGCAAGCTGGCGCTCGCGAGCGCCGCCGCGCCGACCATCGTGTCCAAGGGGTCCCGGCTCTACCTCGCCTTCCAGATCACCGGGCAGCCGCTCACGAACGTCGTCTACGCCGTGGGACCCAGCGGCAGCTTGCCCGGGTCCAACGGGCTGCTGCCGGAGCACCAGGGCATGTCAGCCGGCACCATCAGCCTGTCCGGCGGCACCAGTGGCGGGGGGAGCCCTGCTACCGGTGGCG gtgatgatgacgatgatggcGATGAGGACGGAGAAGGACAGGATAAGCGTAACGGCTCAGAAGAAGGCAGCGGTGACGGTGGCGAGGGGAAGGGAGAGAGCCGCACATCTCCGACTTCAGCATCCAGCTCGGGCGCGAGCGGCGGCAGCGCCGTCCTGAGCGCGAAGCGTCGGCACGGCGTGCTGGCGGTGATCAGCTGGGGCGTGATGATCCCGGTGGGCGTGGCGCTCGCGCGCTTCTTCAAGCGCTTCGACCGGTTCTGGTTCTACGCGCACATCGTAGCGCAGGGCCTCGGGTTCGTGCTCGGCGTGGTGGCGGTCGTCGCCGGGTTCAagctcgacgacgacgacggcccCGTCGCCATCCACAAGGCCATTGGCATCGTCATCCTGGTCTGCgcctgcttgcaggtgatggcATTGCTAGCGAGGCCGGCGAAGGAGACGAAGGCGAGGAGGTACTGGAACTGGTACCACCACAACGTGGGCAGGGTGGCCATTGCTCTCGGCGTCGCCAACATCTTCTACGGGCTCTCGTTGGCGAAGGAAGGGCAGGAGTGGAGCTACGGGTACGGGATCCTCGTCGGGATTTTCGCGGTCGTTTACCTCGTTCTCGAGGAGTGGAGGCGCAGGCATTGA
- the LOC133910195 gene encoding cytochrome b561 and DOMON domain-containing protein At3g07570-like translates to MKPRSCSSSMSRALLLLLLFCFCSSVARSQATDSCTSTTSLAAVSRLIPFATSNLTCFDAWTSQGFIVRYGKSAQGTWSFVLSAPDQGAYVSVGFSADGAMVGSSAVAGWTTGSGVGVAKQYRLGGTRPASCPPDQGSLTLVPGTTLLVAQSSRLYLAFQFTAPQPTPYLIYAVGPSGAQLSGNYLVRHRSYAAAAVNYATGVASSAGGASSFDKKKWHGATAGLGWGVLMPIGIALARYFKRHDPFWFYAHISVQGVGFVLGTAGVVAGFKLDDDEPGADSHQALGITILVCGCLQVMAFLARPDKGSKVRRYWNWYHHYVGRAAVAFAVANVFLGLSIAHEAAALSALYGIFLAVWVVASVVLEVRLWRSAR, encoded by the exons ATGAAGCCGAGATCTTGTTCTTCCAGCATGAGCAGAGCACTGCTCCTGCTGTTGCTGTTCTGCTTCTGCAGCTCTGTCGCGAGGTCTCAGGCGACCGACTCGTGCACCTCGACGACGAGCCTCGCCGCGGTGAGCCGCCTCATCCCCTTCGCCACCTCCAACCTCACCTGCTTCGACGCTTGGACCTCCCAAGGCTTCATCGTGCGC TACGGGAAGAGCGCGCAGGGCACGTGGAGCTTCGTGCTGTCGGCGCCGGACCAGGGCGCGTACGTGTCGGTGGGGTTCTCTGCGGATGGGGCCATGGTGGGGAGCAGCGCGGTGGCGGGATGGACGACCGGCAGCGGCGTTGGGGTGGCGAAGCAGTACCGGCTTGGCGGCACGAGACCTGCGAGCTGCCCGCCGGACCAGGGCAGCCTGACGCTCGTGCCCGGCACCACGCTCCTGGTGGCGCAGTCGTCCCGCCTCTACCTCGCCTTCCAGTTCACCGCGCCGCAGCCGACGCCCTACCTCATCTACGCCGTCGGCCCATCCGGCGCCCAGCTCTCCGGCAACTACCTCGTCCGCCACCGCAGctacgccgccgccgctgtcaaCTACGCCACCG GCGTGGCGTCCAGCGCGGGAGGGGCGTCGTCGTTCGACAAGAAGAAGTGGCACGGCGCGACGGCCGGGCTCGGGTGGGGCGTCCTCATGCCGATCGGGATCGCGCTGGCGCGCTATTTCAAGCGGCACGACCCGTTCTGGTTCTACGCTCACATCTCCGTGCAGGGGGTCGGGTTCGTGCTCGGCACGGCCGGGGTCGTCGCCGGGTTCAAGCTGGACGACGACGAGCCCGGCGCCGACAGCCACCAGGCCCTCGGCATCACCATCCTCGTCTGCGGCTGCCTCCAG GTGATGGCGTTCTTGGCGCGGCCGGACAAGGGGTCGAAGGTGAGGAGGTACTGGAACTGGTACCACCACTACGTCGGCCGCGCCGCGGTGGCCTTCGCCGTCGCCAACGTCTTCCTCGGGCTGTCCATCGCGCACGAGGCCGCGGCGCTCAGCGCGTTGTACGGCATCTTCCTCGCGGTCTGGGTGGTCGCCTCGGTTGTTCTCGAGGTCAGGCTCTGGAGGTCCGCTCGATGA
- the LOC133909366 gene encoding probable membrane-associated 30 kDa protein, chloroplastic, which produces MGIRAPPTSMRLAPPPASASFRRAALKTPFLNGSVSLRVVQVRQTNVNRFKCNSIQSNLFDRLSRVVKSYANAVLSSFEDPEKILDQAVLEMNDDLTKLRQATAQVLASQKRLENKYKAAEQAAADWYRRAQLALQKGDEDLAREALKRRKSYADNASSLRSQLDQQKGVVENLISNTRILESKIAEAKQKKDTLKARAQSAKTSTKVSEMLGNVNTSSALSAFEKMEEKVMVMESQAEALGQLATDDLEGKFALLETSSVDDDLAQMKKELSGSSLKGELPPGRTAVSSSGAARPFPDLEIENELNELRMKAKEY; this is translated from the exons ATGGGGATTAGGGCTCCGCCGACGAGCATGAggctcgcgccgccgccggcctcaGCCAGCTTCCGCCGGGCCGCCCTCAAGACCCCCTTCCTCAACGGCAGCG TTTCACTTAGAGTTGTGCAAGTACGACAAACAAATGTCAACAGATTTAAGTGCAATAGCATACAGAGTAACCTCTTTGATAGACTATCTAGGGTTGTCAAG TCCTACGCAAATGCAGTTCTAAGTTCATTTGAAGACCCTGAGAAGATCCTCGATCAAGCTGTTCTGGAGATGAACGATGACTTAACAAAGCTGCGGCAGGCCACTGCACAG GTCTTGGCATCTCAAAAGCGGCTTGAGAATAAATACAAAGCTGCGGAACAAGCTGCTGCTGATTG GTATCGGAGGGCTCAACTTGCTCTGCAAAAGGGCGACGAGGATCTTGCCCGTGAAGCCCTTAAGCGGCGTAAATCATATGCT GACAATGCAAGCTCCTTAAGGTCCCAGCTTGATCAGCAGAAGGGTGTAGTTGAAAATCTCATTTCAAATACCCGG ATTCTTGAGAGCAAGATAGCAGAGGCCAAACAGAAAAAGGATACCCTAAAAGCCCGTGCTCAATCAGCGAA GACTTCCACGAAAGTGAGTGAAATGTTGGGTAATGTAAATACAAGTAGCGCCCTTTCTGCATTTGAGAAAATGGAGGAAAAAG TTATGGTGATGGAATCCCAAGCAGAGGCACTCGGTCAGTTAGCAACCGATGATCTAGAAGGAAAG TTTGCACTGCTTGAGACTTCAtctgttgatgatgatcttgcACAAATGAAAAAAGAACTGTCCGGAAGCTCTTTG AAAGGAGAGCTTCCTCCAGGTAGAACAGCAGTCAGCAGCTCAGGTGCAGCGCGTCCTTTCCCCGACCTAGAGATTGAGAATGAGCTAAATGAGCTGCGGATGAAGGCTAAAGAATATTAG